A region of the Microcystis aeruginosa FD4 genome:
CAACTCCTACTCTGCAATAACTACTGGCAGCCAGAAATACGTTGGATTCATATCATACTTTGTGCCTTTTGTCAAAAAAACTTTTTTTTTGCAATAAAACTACACAAAAAAAAGATCATCGTTGTGGGTGAAATTGACTAATTTACCCGTCTTAATTAGGATAACCTTCTAGGTGTGGCAAGGGTTTCAACCATTGCTGCCTAAAAAAGCCAAGAATGCCCGACTATGAAATTCTATCAAATCGCTGTTACCACTGCAACATCGTTGTTAAATAAAAATCTTTCTCAATTAATTTTTAAGAATTTATAAATATTGCGAAATGTTAATTTAAATATTCTCAAGTGTTTGGAGTCAGTAGATAATTTTTGCTTATCTTTGGCGAACATTGGGTTAGGAGTCAGTCATCAGTTATCAGTGTCAGCTTTTTTCTCCCTTCTCCCTGATCCAGAAAAATATTAAGTTTTATTAAGAAGTTAGTGACAAAAGACCAGCTTTAATCTCTATTATCGTAGTAAGTCGCTTTTGACTGGAATCAAGCCAGTCAAGATAAATAGTAACTTTTGCCCATCATCAAACAACGATTGTCAGTCTAACTAAAACAGTCGCTGTGGCCATGCCCTCGTGATCAATTCCTATGTCAACCCTGGTTATTGTCGAATCCCCCACCAAAGCTCGGACGATCAGTAATTATCTGCCTAGCGGCTATCGAGTCCAAGCCTCCATGGGCCACATCCGCGATCTGCCCGCCTCTGCCGAAGAAATTCCCCCCGCCCACAAAGACAAATCCTGGGCCAATTTGGGCGTGGATGTGGAGAACGATTTCGACCCCCTCTACGTCGTCCCCAAAACCAAAAGTAAAGTCGTCAAAGAATTAAAAGAGGCCCTCAAAGGCGTAAATGAATTGATCCTCGCCACCGACGAAGATCGGGAAGGGGAAAGCATCAGTTGGCATCTCTTGCAGGTACTCAACCCGAAAGTCCCCACCAAAAGGATGGTATTTCATGAAATCACCAAAGAAGCAATCCAAGCGGCCTTAAAAAATTGTCGCTCGATCGACGAAAATTTAGTTCACGCCCAAGAAACCCGCCGCATACTCGATCGCCTCTACGGTTATACCCTCTCCCCCCTACTCTGGAAAAAAATCTCCAAAGGTTTATCCGCCGGCCGGGTGCAATCCGTGGCGGTGCGTCTGCTCGTGCAGCGGGAACGGGAACGACGGGCTTTTAAAACCGCCAATTATTGGGACCTGAAAGCGACTTTAGAAAAGGACAAAAATCAATTCGACTCGAAATTAGTCACCTTAAACGGTCAAAAAGTGGCAAATGGGAGCGATTTCGATGCCGACACCGGCAGACTGCTCCCCGGTCGCCACGTCACCCTCTTGGATCAAGCAGCGGCAGCAGCCTTAAAAGAACGCATCGAGGGCAAAATCTGGCGGGTTAGCCACACAGAAGAAAAACCCACCACTCGCAAACCTTCCCCCCCCTTCACCACCTCCACCCTACAGCAAGAAGCCAACCGGAAACTCGGCATATCTGCCCGCGACACCATGCGAATCGCCCAAAATCTCTACGAACAGGGCTACATCACCTATATGCGGACAGATTCCGTCCATCTTTCCGATCAGGCCATCACCGCCGCGCGCCATTGTGTAGAACAAATGTACGGAAAAAATTATCTCAGTCCCCAACCCCGGCAGTACACCACCAAAAGCAAAGGCGCACAGGAGGCCCACGAAGCCATCCGGCCCGCCGGTAGCAGCTTTCGCCTCCCCCGGGAAACCGGCCTGAGCGGACTAGAATTCGCCCTCTACGACCTAATCTGGAAACGTACCGTCGCCTCTCAGATGGCCGATGCCCGTATTACCCAGATCGCCGTTAATATTCAGGTAGAAAATGCCGGATTTCGCTCCTCTGGTAAAAGAATCGACTTCCCCGGCTTTTTCCGCGCCTATGTGGAAGGTTCCGACGATCCAGAAGCTGCGATCGACGACCAAGAAATAATCTTACCCCCCCTCAACGTTGGTGATACCCCCAATTGTCGGAAACTAGAGGCGATTAGCCACGATACCCAACCTCCCGCCCGTTATAGCGAAGCCTCCCTCGTAAAAATGCTCGAAAGTGAGGGAATCGGGCGACCCAGCACCTACGCCACCATTATCGGCACGATTATCGATCGCGGTTATGCCCAAATGCGGAATAAAACCCTCATTCCCACCTTCACCGCTTTTGCCGTCGTCGGTTTATTAGAAAATCATTTCCCCGACCTGGTAGATCCCAAATTTACCTCGAAAATGGAAGAAACCCTCGACGATATCGCCACCGGTTCCGCTCAGTGGTTGCCCTATCTCGATCGCTTCTATCGCGGCGAAAAAGGGCTAGAAAGCCAAGTCAAAGAGCGCGAGAGTCAAATTAACTCTAGCACCGCCAAATCGGTGATTTTAGAAGATTTACAGGCAACTATCAAGATCGGCAAATACGGTCCCTATCTGGAAGTCCCCCGAGGCGATGAAATCCTCACCGCTTCCATCCCGGCCGATTTAACCCCAGCGGATCTGAACCCGGAACAGGTGGAAACCCTGCTGCGACAAAAAACCGAAGGTCCGGATAAAATCGGTCTTCATCCCGACACCGGAGAGCCGATTTATCTGCTCGTGGGTAGTTACGGTCCCTACGTCCAGTTAGGAGATGTCAGCGATGACAATCCCAAACCGAAACGCGCCTCCCTACCCAAAGGAGTCAAACCAGAGGACATCACCCTCGAACAAGCGGTGGGTTTATTGGCACTGCCGCGACTGCTGGGAACCCATCCCCTCACCGGAGGCAAAATTAAAGCCAGTTTAGGTCGTTTTGGCCCCTATATAGTTCAGGAAGAGGGCAAAGAAAAAGAATATCGTTCCCTGAAAGCCGGCGATGATGTCTTAACTATAACCCTCGATCGAGCTTTGGCCTTATTAGCCGAACCGAAAAAAGCTCGCGGCGCTCGTGGTTCTACCAAACCACCCTTAAAAGAATTGGGTAAACATCCCGACGACGGCGAATCCGTGGGATTGTACGAAGGTCCCTACGGAATTTATATCAAGCACGGTAAGACTAACGCCAAGATTCCGGAGGGAGAGACGGCCGAAACCCTGACCCTAGAACAAGCTTTAGCGGCACTAGCGGCCAAGACAACTACTGCCAAGAAAACCACCACTAAAAAAACTACTTCCCCGGGCAGTAAAACTGGCAAAAGTAAGACGGTTTAGCAGTTAGTGGTGGGGCGATTTTCTCCATGGTCAATTCCTCACCTGATGCAAAGGACAAATCCAGTTAGCTCTTTTGTCCTCTGCACTACTTTGACTAGGCTGCTCCCATACCCCAAATTCCCTACTGTAAAGCAATCGCCATCGCTTCTTGGGGAATTTGCCGGTAAATTGGCTTGAAAAATTGTTCTATGGCATCCGATTCGGGGGCAGCGAGGGGAAAATTGCCTAAAATGTCGAGGATGGTTTGATTTTCATTCCCCGGCGTAATCACAACTAGGGAGGGGTCTAGCTCTTCATCGTACTGCCAAAAGCGATCGATAGGGCGGTCGGGGGCAGTTTTTTCAACTACTGTGGGGGTTTCACTGACTGCTAAAGGTTGATTATCCGAGGAATAGGAGCGTTTTTCTCGTAAAGCTTCCAGAATTTGGCTTTTGGTTCGGCCGCGCAGTTGCAAAAGCAGGAAGGGATCGACAATAAAACGATCGCCCAATTGATAGTATACTGCTCCTATATGTTTGCAGGGGTTGGCTTGATCGGGACAGGTGCAACGAGAGCGAATATCAGCCAAGGAAAAGGGAAATAAATTCACTCCACTAT
Encoded here:
- the topA gene encoding type I DNA topoisomerase, yielding MSTLVIVESPTKARTISNYLPSGYRVQASMGHIRDLPASAEEIPPAHKDKSWANLGVDVENDFDPLYVVPKTKSKVVKELKEALKGVNELILATDEDREGESISWHLLQVLNPKVPTKRMVFHEITKEAIQAALKNCRSIDENLVHAQETRRILDRLYGYTLSPLLWKKISKGLSAGRVQSVAVRLLVQRERERRAFKTANYWDLKATLEKDKNQFDSKLVTLNGQKVANGSDFDADTGRLLPGRHVTLLDQAAAAALKERIEGKIWRVSHTEEKPTTRKPSPPFTTSTLQQEANRKLGISARDTMRIAQNLYEQGYITYMRTDSVHLSDQAITAARHCVEQMYGKNYLSPQPRQYTTKSKGAQEAHEAIRPAGSSFRLPRETGLSGLEFALYDLIWKRTVASQMADARITQIAVNIQVENAGFRSSGKRIDFPGFFRAYVEGSDDPEAAIDDQEIILPPLNVGDTPNCRKLEAISHDTQPPARYSEASLVKMLESEGIGRPSTYATIIGTIIDRGYAQMRNKTLIPTFTAFAVVGLLENHFPDLVDPKFTSKMEETLDDIATGSAQWLPYLDRFYRGEKGLESQVKERESQINSSTAKSVILEDLQATIKIGKYGPYLEVPRGDEILTASIPADLTPADLNPEQVETLLRQKTEGPDKIGLHPDTGEPIYLLVGSYGPYVQLGDVSDDNPKPKRASLPKGVKPEDITLEQAVGLLALPRLLGTHPLTGGKIKASLGRFGPYIVQEEGKEKEYRSLKAGDDVLTITLDRALALLAEPKKARGARGSTKPPLKELGKHPDDGESVGLYEGPYGIYIKHGKTNAKIPEGETAETLTLEQALAALAAKTTTAKKTTTKKTTSPGSKTGKSKTV
- a CDS encoding SWIM zinc finger family protein, which produces MTEQAWWVQKWLELLDSYRFKKRLERARLYAREGNVLSIDFEDSQVIARVQGSEPEPYIVDLSLAAFSDEEWDYIIKLLSKKAIYSAQLLTGQMPDNIERVFIDSGVNLFPFSLADIRSRCTCPDQANPCKHIGAVYYQLGDRFIVDPFLLLQLRGRTKSQILEALREKRSYSSDNQPLAVSETPTVVEKTAPDRPIDRFWQYDEELDPSLVVITPGNENQTILDILGNFPLAAPESDAIEQFFKPIYRQIPQEAMAIALQ